The following are encoded together in the Clostridium sp. BJN0013 genome:
- a CDS encoding M56 family metallopeptidase produces MEEGKTVKRGDFVNPYSVFKMIVLSSIMGSIVAILIFIIKGLLKTRFNAAWQYYIWFLLIIRLIVPVGIETPLSRFNVIAPTTQKVEMNQEKGSGWMRS; encoded by the coding sequence ATGGAGGAGGGAAAAACAGTAAAAAGAGGTGATTTTGTGAATCCTTATTCTGTTTTCAAAATGATTGTTTTATCATCAATTATGGGAAGCATAGTAGCCATTCTAATTTTTATTATAAAAGGATTGCTTAAAACTAGATTTAATGCCGCATGGCAATATTATATATGGTTTTTGCTTATTATAAGATTAATTGTTCCTGTTGGAATTGAAACTCCTTTAAGCAGATTTAATGTGATTGCACCTACTACACAAAAAGTTGAGATGAATCAGGAGAAGGGTTCAGGCTGGATGCGGTCTTAG
- a CDS encoding TetR/AcrR family transcriptional regulator, which translates to MRKRNLTKDKIIQVAFSLADEIGLNQITFPKIAEKLDIKYPSLYNHFANMDNLKIEMTICLLNKLNLKLMQRLIGKSGGDAIREYAYTYRDFAFENKAAYGLIMNIPSTQDKEVHRLAKETTSIIRQILHFYIEDETHLVHKSRALRSLLHGFISLNFLGYFQNPVSSEDSFQLMIDDFILSVSRNLC; encoded by the coding sequence ATGCGAAAGCGAAATTTAACCAAAGATAAAATTATCCAAGTTGCTTTTTCATTGGCCGATGAAATTGGACTTAATCAAATTACTTTCCCCAAAATTGCAGAAAAGTTGGACATAAAATACCCATCTTTATATAATCATTTTGCTAACATGGATAATCTTAAAATAGAAATGACGATATGCCTTTTAAATAAATTGAATTTGAAATTAATGCAAAGATTAATTGGTAAAAGTGGGGGAGATGCTATTAGAGAGTATGCCTACACTTATAGAGACTTTGCTTTTGAAAACAAGGCTGCTTATGGGCTTATTATGAATATTCCAAGTACACAAGATAAAGAAGTACATCGTTTAGCAAAAGAAACTACCAGTATTATTCGTCAAATTTTACATTTTTATATTGAGGATGAAACACATTTGGTTCATAAAAGCCGAGCGTTAAGGAGTTTGTTACATGGCTTTATCTCTTTAAATTTTCTCGGATATTTCCAAAATCCAGTAAGTTCAGAAGACAGTTTTCAACTGATGATAGATGATTTTATTTTGTCAGTTTCAAGAAATTTGTGTTAA
- a CDS encoding MFS transporter: MKMWKRNLIVCWFGMFVTSVGMSQIAPVLPLYIKHLGISNTALIEQFSGIAFGITFIISAVFSPIWGHAADKFGRKPMLLRASLGMAVVIFSMGFAQNVHELIVLRVLQGIITGYSTACTTLIATQTDKEHAGWALGTLSTSGIAGALLGPMIGGYIEENFGLQNVFFITGILMLITFITTALFVRESFTHEDKKVSSIKEIWSIIPNKSLTIIMFVTSFILTLALYSVEPIITVYITQLSVIPITLLC, encoded by the coding sequence ATGAAAATGTGGAAAAGAAATTTAATAGTTTGTTGGTTTGGAATGTTTGTAACCAGTGTAGGAATGAGTCAAATTGCTCCAGTATTACCCCTCTATATAAAACATCTTGGCATTTCTAATACAGCTTTAATTGAACAATTTTCAGGAATTGCTTTTGGTATTACCTTTATAATTTCAGCTGTTTTTTCACCAATTTGGGGACACGCTGCTGATAAATTTGGACGAAAGCCAATGCTTTTGCGAGCAAGCCTTGGTATGGCAGTAGTTATATTCAGCATGGGTTTCGCACAAAATGTACATGAACTGATAGTATTAAGAGTATTGCAGGGTATTATCACAGGTTACAGTACAGCTTGTACTACACTGATTGCAACCCAGACAGATAAGGAACATGCAGGATGGGCTTTAGGTACGCTCTCAACATCAGGTATTGCAGGAGCACTACTTGGACCAATGATTGGTGGATATATTGAAGAAAACTTTGGTTTACAAAATGTATTTTTTATAACAGGTATACTTATGCTGATTACATTCATTACAACTGCTTTATTTGTAAGAGAATCCTTTACTCATGAAGATAAAAAGGTGAGTAGTATTAAGGAGATATGGAGCATTATTCCAAACAAGAGTTTAACTATTATAATGTTCGTGACCTCTTTTATATTAACTCTAGCGCTATATTCCGTAGAACCAATCATAACAGTATATATTACTCAGTTATCCGTAATACCAATCACGTTGCTCTGTTAG
- a CDS encoding MFS transporter, protein MYYSVIRNTNHVALLAGMAFSASGLANIIAAPRLGKLSDKIGAQKVILVALVVAGIIFIPQAFVKNPWQLMGLRFLLGLAMGGLNPSVNVLVKKITPDSLTGRIFGFNISAQYLGIFGGSILGGQVAAYLGIRYIFFITSTLLLLNALWVYFKVYKKLSLN, encoded by the coding sequence ATATATTACTCAGTTATCCGTAATACCAATCACGTTGCTCTGTTAGCTGGAATGGCATTCTCAGCATCAGGATTAGCAAATATAATTGCGGCTCCGAGGCTAGGAAAACTTTCTGATAAAATTGGAGCACAGAAAGTTATATTAGTTGCACTTGTAGTGGCAGGAATAATTTTTATACCACAGGCCTTTGTAAAAAATCCTTGGCAGCTAATGGGTCTTCGCTTTCTATTAGGACTAGCAATGGGGGGACTTAATCCTTCTGTTAATGTTTTAGTTAAAAAAATTACGCCAGATTCTCTTACAGGTAGAATTTTTGGTTTTAATATATCCGCCCAATATTTAGGGATATTTGGAGGTTCCATTTTAGGTGGGCAAGTGGCAGCTTATTTAGGTATAAGATATATATTTTTTATTACAAGTACATTGCTACTACTAAATGCACTATGGGTTTATTTTAAAGTATATAAAAAGCTTAGCTTAAATTAA
- a CDS encoding hydrolase, translated as MEDLKSTETELIKSEKTALVIIDLQNGIVNRELSPHTGVEVVQNASRLINAFTGEGAFVVLVRVSSIDGKDMLKPNVDSKINPIQFPKGWDSYVAEIANSKNAHTIAKRQWGAFYGTDLDLQLRRRGIDTIVLCGISTGIGVDTTAREAFQHGYNQIFVEDAMTALTKEEHNYVCKHIFPRIGKLRTSEEIILSLR; from the coding sequence ATGGAAGATTTAAAATCAACAGAAACTGAATTAATAAAATCAGAAAAAACAGCTCTGGTAATTATAGACTTACAAAATGGCATTGTAAACAGGGAGCTTTCACCCCATACTGGTGTAGAGGTTGTTCAGAATGCAAGCAGATTGATTAATGCATTCACAGGGGAGGGAGCCTTTGTAGTTCTTGTAAGAGTTTCCTCTATAGATGGAAAAGATATGTTAAAACCAAATGTAGATTCGAAAATTAATCCAATACAATTTCCAAAAGGCTGGGATAGTTATGTGGCTGAAATAGCAAATAGTAAAAACGCTCATACTATTGCCAAAAGACAATGGGGTGCATTTTATGGTACTGATCTTGACTTGCAGTTACGACGTCGTGGAATTGATACTATTGTACTATGCGGCATCTCTACTGGAATTGGCGTAGATACTACAGCAAGAGAAGCTTTTCAACATGGTTATAACCAAATTTTTGTGGAAGATGCAATGACAGCTTTAACAAAAGAAGAACATAATTATGTTTGTAAACACATCTTTCCTAGGATAGGTAAACTTCGAACAAGTGAAGAAATAATTTTATCATTAAGATAA
- the rsgA gene encoding ribosome small subunit-dependent GTPase A encodes MDKINLYNLGLNERYIQEAEMYEKYLYIARVSTQYKDMYKIITENGEILAKISGKLGYSSNSTIDYPVVGDWVLVDRTTDMSGNAIIHRILSRKSYFERKVSGTRLEGQIVAANIDIVFICMSLNNDFNIRRLERYISIAWDSMATPVVVLTKSDLCNDVESKILQVESIAIGIDIVVTSSVLEGGYLAIKKYITNGKTIAFIGSSGVGKSTLINKLIGKEFLKTNNVRNDDKGRHTTTHRELILVPDGGVVIDTPGMRELGIISADLDKSFSDIEEIAKRCKFSDCQHENEPKCAVKEAIEEGRLDIERLENYKKLQRELRYSELNSKELEREKINKMFGSMRAMKEARKFIKGKNKRR; translated from the coding sequence TTGGACAAAATAAATTTATATAATTTGGGTTTAAATGAAAGATATATTCAGGAAGCTGAAATGTATGAAAAATATTTATATATTGCAAGGGTGTCTACTCAGTATAAAGACATGTATAAGATAATTACTGAGAATGGAGAAATATTGGCTAAAATCTCTGGTAAATTAGGCTATTCATCAAATTCAACTATTGATTATCCAGTAGTTGGAGATTGGGTTTTAGTAGATAGAACTACTGATATGAGTGGAAATGCAATTATTCATCGAATTCTTTCAAGAAAAAGTTATTTTGAAAGAAAAGTATCAGGAACAAGGCTTGAAGGCCAGATAGTTGCTGCTAATATTGATATAGTTTTTATTTGTATGTCTCTAAATAATGATTTCAATATTCGTAGGCTAGAACGATATATTTCAATTGCTTGGGATAGTATGGCAACACCAGTAGTAGTATTGACAAAATCCGATTTATGCAATGATGTTGAGAGTAAGATTTTACAAGTTGAGTCTATTGCAATTGGCATAGATATAGTAGTTACAAGTAGTGTATTAGAAGGTGGATATTTAGCTATAAAAAAATACATTACAAATGGTAAAACTATAGCTTTTATTGGTTCATCAGGTGTTGGTAAATCTACTCTTATTAATAAACTTATAGGTAAGGAGTTCTTAAAAACAAATAATGTAAGAAATGATGATAAAGGCAGGCACACGACTACTCATAGGGAATTAATTTTAGTTCCTGATGGTGGAGTTGTAATAGATACCCCTGGAATGAGAGAATTAGGAATAATAAGTGCAGATTTAGATAAATCTTTTAGTGATATAGAAGAAATAGCTAAAAGGTGCAAGTTTTCAGATTGTCAACATGAAAATGAGCCTAAATGTGCTGTTAAAGAGGCTATAGAAGAAGGTAGGCTTGATATAGAGCGTTTAGAAAACTATAAAAAACTTCAAAGAGAGTTAAGGTACAGTGAGCTTAATTCAAAAGAACTGGAAAGAGAAAAAATAAATAAAATGTTTGGCAGCATGAGAGCTATGAAAGAAGCCCGAAAATTTATTAAAGGCAAGAATAAAAGACGATAA
- a CDS encoding IS4 family transposase — MLNTQEYIITELKKSLESMIFLTAPRLRILVAIIIGIIDSGSVVLSKIAQELKSDFSEATEASKVKRIFRFLTNDKINTDIVQYHFARTLLKKYKNHSGKVHIIFDHTTKEDVFTILQFSLRVDNRVIPLWHKIFEYQDKKNKEFEHVYEGLKVVHELLSPYNFDVILLADRGFRSVELFKFIDEELKWKYAIRCISTTNVRISNKPGIKKLSDIKIKANKRKSFEKVLLTEEKYECNLGVALAEDNDVWYIATNMKPQKAINEYQKRFDIEEAFRDLKSNGFNMEDSWSKGITYFKNLYLCLSIAYTWLIILGKICTKNKKNKELGAVRINKNKKTIRVYSLFRAGLKWFKRCYNDYRKKYRLNFDFILHEK; from the coding sequence ATGTTAAATACTCAAGAATATATTATCACAGAACTGAAAAAAAGCCTAGAATCTATGATTTTTTTGACAGCACCTAGATTAAGAATTTTAGTAGCAATTATAATAGGAATTATAGACTCAGGATCAGTTGTGCTATCAAAAATTGCACAAGAATTAAAGAGCGACTTCAGTGAGGCAACTGAAGCAAGTAAAGTAAAAAGGATTTTCAGATTCTTAACAAATGATAAAATAAATACTGATATAGTTCAATACCATTTTGCAAGGACTCTTCTGAAGAAATATAAGAATCATTCAGGAAAGGTTCATATAATTTTTGACCATACCACAAAAGAGGATGTATTTACTATTCTTCAATTTTCACTAAGGGTTGATAACAGAGTGATTCCATTGTGGCATAAAATATTTGAGTATCAAGATAAGAAAAACAAAGAATTTGAGCATGTCTATGAAGGATTAAAAGTGGTTCATGAACTCTTATCCCCTTATAATTTTGATGTAATTCTTTTAGCTGATAGAGGCTTTAGAAGTGTTGAATTGTTTAAGTTTATTGATGAAGAATTAAAATGGAAATATGCAATAAGATGTATATCAACTACAAATGTTAGAATTTCAAACAAGCCTGGAATCAAAAAATTGAGTGACATAAAGATAAAAGCAAATAAGCGAAAATCCTTTGAGAAAGTGCTGTTAACAGAGGAAAAATATGAATGCAATCTGGGAGTTGCCTTAGCAGAAGATAATGATGTATGGTATATTGCAACAAACATGAAGCCCCAAAAAGCTATAAATGAATATCAAAAAAGATTTGATATTGAGGAAGCATTCAGAGATTTAAAGAGCAATGGATTTAATATGGAGGATAGCTGGTCAAAAGGAATAACTTATTTTAAGAACTTATATTTATGTCTTTCCATAGCCTATACTTGGCTTATAATATTAGGAAAAATCTGCACAAAGAATAAGAAAAATAAAGAGCTGGGAGCTGTAAGGATTAACAAGAATAAAAAGACAATAAGGGTATACAGTCTGTTTAGGGCGGGTTTGAAATGGTTTAAGAGATGCTACAATGATTATAGAAAAAAGTACAGGCTTAATTTTGATTTTATTCTACATGAGAAGTAA
- a CDS encoding isoprenylcysteine carboxylmethyltransferase family protein — MNNTVYYVINEKNKKVNYSEQKGAMIMQGYFAIITIVLLVIMISFRVFLLHKMGIKAIKFGEIDKKDFIIIPFILIFFYLLFSSTLNLPKVGTELFSNEVASWIGVVLCMIGLLLFLLSLISFGKSFRVGIDEEKPGALITTGIFAISRNPIYVAFGSILFGIFLILPNWILLLYLIAGFWLFNRQVLREEDSLKRIYGNEYVEYCKKVLRYL; from the coding sequence TTGAATAATACGGTGTATTATGTAATTAATGAGAAAAATAAAAAAGTAAATTATAGCGAACAAAAGGGAGCGATGATTATGCAGGGATATTTTGCGATCATAACTATAGTCTTACTTGTGATAATGATTTCATTTCGTGTTTTTCTATTGCATAAAATGGGTATTAAAGCTATAAAATTTGGTGAGATAGACAAAAAAGATTTCATTATTATTCCATTTATTTTGATATTCTTTTATCTTCTGTTTTCAAGTACTCTAAACTTGCCGAAAGTAGGAACTGAACTGTTTAGTAACGAGGTTGCTAGTTGGATTGGTGTAGTGTTATGTATGATAGGACTTTTATTATTCCTGTTAAGCTTGATTTCCTTTGGAAAAAGCTTTAGAGTTGGGATAGATGAAGAAAAACCAGGTGCTCTAATAACAACAGGTATTTTTGCAATTAGTCGCAATCCCATTTACGTTGCTTTTGGGTCTATACTGTTTGGGATATTTTTAATTTTGCCAAACTGGATATTATTATTGTACTTAATTGCAGGTTTCTGGCTTTTTAATCGCCAAGTTCTTCGTGAGGAGGATTCTTTGAAAAGGATTTATGGCAATGAATACGTTGAATACTGTAAAAAAGTCCTTAGATACCTTTAA
- a CDS encoding aspartate/glutamate racemase family protein has protein sequence MKTIGLIGGMSWESTLEYYRIINETAKVKLGDFHSAKCLMYSVDFQEIEVLQHENRWEELTDIMVNVAEKLKSGGADFVVICANTMHKIASAIENRLGIKVLHIAEVTGEKIIQNRMKKVGLLGTKFTMEQDFYKKVLKENFDIDVIIPDENEREIVHKVIYNELCKGIIDKVSKMEYIKIINNLALNGAEGIILGCTEIPLLIKQEDVNVPVFDTLKIHAVSAVEFALNK, from the coding sequence TTGAAAACAATTGGATTAATAGGTGGAATGAGCTGGGAATCAACACTTGAATATTATAGGATTATAAATGAAACTGCAAAAGTGAAATTAGGAGATTTTCATTCTGCAAAATGCCTAATGTATTCAGTAGATTTTCAGGAAATAGAAGTATTACAACATGAAAATAGATGGGAAGAACTAACTGACATTATGGTTAATGTTGCCGAAAAACTTAAAAGTGGAGGCGCTGATTTTGTTGTAATATGTGCTAATACAATGCATAAAATAGCAAGTGCTATAGAAAATAGGCTAGGAATAAAAGTTTTGCATATAGCAGAAGTAACAGGTGAAAAAATAATCCAAAACAGAATGAAAAAAGTTGGATTACTGGGAACTAAATTTACTATGGAACAAGATTTCTATAAAAAAGTGTTGAAAGAAAATTTCGATATAGATGTAATTATTCCAGATGAAAACGAAAGAGAAATAGTCCATAAGGTTATTTATAATGAACTATGTAAAGGTATAATAGACAAGGTTTCAAAGATGGAATATATAAAAATAATAAATAATCTAGCTTTAAATGGTGCTGAAGGTATAATATTAGGATGTACAGAAATACCATTATTAATAAAACAAGAGGATGTTAACGTACCAGTTTTTGATACATTGAAAATACATGCTGTTTCTGCTGTTGAATTTGCCTTAAATAAATAA
- a CDS encoding LysR family transcriptional regulator has product METLSYKYFLVAAEELNITRAAHRLFISQQSLSQHIAKLENKYGVELFQRKHPMSLTYAGEQLVKKLTHIVDLERQISNEMQDIREDNCGRLVIGISYTRGRAILPDILPLYNDCYPRIEIRCAEGTSEVLEQKLLRGQIDIMVDSAPVNVLKIETIDIMVDKLVIIVSDKILRKYCHNSYEYIISHSGEDMDIRLFKDCPLLLLSSENHIRTIIDQHLRQKSVKPNIIMMSENVETLIALVVKGIGLTFCPHMLLPEQLVLGAQTQRDRPYIITLNDRSTDSTMILGYKKDRYLSTAAKNFISLMQKKFSKAME; this is encoded by the coding sequence ATGGAAACTCTTAGCTATAAATATTTTTTGGTTGCTGCTGAAGAATTGAATATTACTAGAGCAGCGCACAGACTTTTTATATCTCAACAATCGTTGAGCCAGCATATTGCAAAACTTGAAAATAAGTATGGAGTGGAGCTGTTTCAACGCAAACATCCAATGTCTTTGACTTATGCAGGGGAGCAGCTTGTCAAAAAATTGACTCATATAGTAGATTTGGAGCGCCAGATAAGCAACGAAATGCAAGACATACGTGAGGATAATTGTGGACGACTTGTCATTGGCATCTCCTATACTCGTGGACGGGCTATTCTTCCAGACATACTTCCTTTATACAATGATTGTTATCCAAGAATAGAAATTCGTTGTGCAGAAGGAACCTCAGAGGTTCTCGAGCAAAAGTTGCTCCGAGGGCAGATAGATATTATGGTTGATTCAGCACCTGTAAATGTATTGAAGATTGAAACTATAGACATTATGGTTGATAAACTAGTTATTATTGTAAGTGATAAAATTTTACGCAAATATTGCCATAATAGTTATGAATATATAATTTCTCACAGTGGTGAGGATATGGATATAAGGCTGTTTAAAGACTGTCCTCTTCTTCTTCTTTCTAGCGAAAATCATATACGCACAATTATCGATCAGCATCTAAGGCAAAAAAGTGTGAAGCCTAACATTATTATGATGTCAGAGAATGTGGAAACTCTGATTGCTCTTGTAGTGAAGGGAATTGGTTTAACTTTCTGCCCTCATATGCTCTTGCCTGAACAATTAGTACTTGGTGCTCAAACGCAAAGGGATAGGCCATATATTATTACTCTCAACGATCGTTCAACTGACAGTACCATGATACTAGGCTATAAAAAGGATCGATACTTGTCAACCGCAGCAAAAAATTTTATTTCACTGATGCAGAAAAAGTTCTCAAAAGCAATGGAATGA
- a CDS encoding carbamoyltransferase, which translates to MRILGITMSIPLKFEMSVISNTYGFGHDAAAVLVEDGILISGIEEERLNRIKHTNKAPISAMKFCLYSNHLILKDIDAIAVNFDETYINSVLKEMYLLDRKQKEFYDARFYVHRAVIEAFGEDVEDNKIIFVPHHIAHAESTYALSGFDESLVLVIDGMGDNIAATLQYSLEEIVLHILKEYSKVTGHLKLCLAGGVAHNCSLNGKLLYSGLFQDIFVQPAAHDAGGAIGAALHIIKNNKKNINISRLDNVYFGTNIGDSNEILDSLNKWHEFINFRKSNNIEKDTAKLLSEGSVIGWVQGRSEFGPRALGNRSILADPRPSQNKVIINEMVKKRESYRPFAPSVLDEYIDQYFILPTNQKQFPFMNFVLKVKEEKQPILGAVTHIDGTARVQTVSKSTNVKYWSLINEFSKLTGVHILLNTSFNNNAEPIVDSVEDSIVCFLTTKLNYLIIDNYIISKKKNDYKKYLNMIPNLVPHILLCETKKFSSFNEICNDYYITFNFDREYVFSISKQIYYLLKNFDGKKTLKDLIQEFNLNDGKNEKRIVDELLILWTNRLITL; encoded by the coding sequence ATGAGAATTTTAGGAATAACTATGTCTATCCCATTAAAATTTGAAATGAGTGTTATTTCAAATACCTATGGTTTTGGTCATGATGCTGCCGCTGTACTAGTTGAAGATGGGATTTTAATCTCTGGAATAGAGGAAGAAAGACTTAATAGAATCAAACATACAAATAAAGCACCCATATCTGCCATGAAGTTCTGTTTATATAGTAATCACTTAATACTTAAAGATATTGATGCAATTGCAGTAAACTTTGATGAAACCTATATTAATTCTGTTCTGAAAGAAATGTACTTATTAGATAGAAAACAAAAAGAATTTTATGATGCTCGATTTTATGTTCACCGTGCTGTTATAGAAGCCTTTGGTGAGGATGTAGAAGATAATAAAATAATTTTTGTTCCTCATCATATTGCACATGCAGAAAGTACCTATGCTCTTTCTGGTTTTGATGAAAGTCTCGTCCTTGTAATTGATGGTATGGGTGATAATATTGCAGCAACATTGCAGTACTCTTTAGAAGAAATTGTATTACACATTTTAAAAGAATACAGTAAGGTTACTGGTCATTTAAAATTATGCCTAGCTGGTGGAGTTGCTCATAATTGTTCATTAAATGGGAAATTATTATACTCAGGTCTATTTCAAGATATATTTGTACAACCAGCAGCACATGATGCTGGAGGTGCAATAGGTGCAGCATTACATATAATTAAAAACAATAAAAAAAATATCAATATTTCTAGATTAGATAATGTCTATTTTGGTACAAATATCGGAGATTCTAATGAAATACTGGATTCCTTAAACAAATGGCATGAGTTCATTAACTTTAGAAAATCAAATAATATAGAAAAAGATACAGCAAAATTACTATCAGAAGGCTCTGTTATAGGTTGGGTGCAGGGTCGATCTGAGTTTGGCCCTAGGGCTTTGGGAAATAGGAGTATTCTTGCAGACCCAAGACCATCTCAAAATAAAGTTATTATTAATGAGATGGTAAAAAAACGTGAGTCTTATAGGCCTTTTGCACCATCTGTTTTGGATGAATATATTGATCAATATTTTATCCTACCTACAAATCAAAAACAATTTCCATTTATGAATTTTGTTCTTAAAGTGAAAGAAGAAAAGCAACCTATTTTAGGTGCAGTTACTCATATAGATGGAACTGCTAGGGTTCAAACTGTTTCAAAATCAACCAATGTAAAATATTGGAGTTTAATTAATGAATTCAGTAAACTTACAGGAGTTCACATTTTACTTAATACATCATTTAATAACAATGCTGAACCAATTGTGGATTCTGTGGAAGATTCTATAGTATGTTTCTTGACAACAAAACTCAATTATCTTATTATTGATAATTACATAATATCCAAGAAAAAAAATGACTACAAAAAGTATTTAAATATGATCCCAAATTTAGTACCTCATATTTTACTTTGTGAGACAAAAAAGTTTTCTTCTTTTAATGAAATATGTAATGATTATTATATTACATTTAATTTTGATAGAGAATATGTCTTTTCTATTTCAAAACAGATATATTATCTACTTAAAAATTTTGATGGAAAGAAAACTTTAAAAGACTTAATTCAAGAATTTAATTTAAATGATGGTAAAAATGAAAAAAGAATTGTTGATGAGCTTCTTATTTTATGGACAAATCGTTTAATAACTTTATAA
- a CDS encoding ABC transporter permease yields MKGSFKRIMTILQKDIKEYWILVLIFIVIPIVIFYMPALKNVDKVKICVVSNSNINDKLNFDNANISYSNTVSDGLEQLNEKKIDAVVSVEEKIIYCNTKDINLISTIKKGLTASNPTQVKVEILNNEPNEDKFSFLLCVIIVIMVGLIGSPIVFLSENKNDSLSSLMLSSLTYFEFTISKTIFGFLCTASTLITFLLITQELNNNTFAILSMIFITSFFISIFSGLISLPFRKIEQMMLITSPIMVILVLLELLSLNSNFNKYLPIQKGFREVLVKNIFPTEQILIIGGTSIVLLLIYMFLLRQFSRIQR; encoded by the coding sequence ATGAAAGGTTCTTTTAAGAGAATAATGACAATTTTACAAAAAGATATAAAAGAATATTGGATTCTTGTACTCATATTTATAGTAATTCCAATAGTTATATTTTATATGCCAGCATTAAAGAATGTAGACAAAGTAAAAATATGTGTAGTATCCAATTCAAACATAAATGATAAATTAAATTTTGATAACGCAAATATCTCATATAGTAACACAGTCTCAGATGGATTAGAACAATTGAACGAAAAAAAAATAGATGCTGTTGTAAGTGTAGAAGAAAAAATTATTTATTGTAATACAAAAGATATAAATCTCATAAGTACTATTAAAAAAGGGTTAACTGCATCTAATCCTACACAGGTTAAAGTAGAAATTTTAAATAATGAACCAAATGAAGATAAATTTTCTTTTTTGTTATGTGTTATTATTGTAATAATGGTAGGATTGATTGGGAGTCCTATAGTTTTCCTTAGTGAGAATAAGAATGACTCCTTGTCTTCATTAATGCTTTCATCATTAACATATTTTGAATTTACAATAAGTAAAACTATTTTTGGATTTCTCTGTACTGCTTCTACTTTGATTACCTTTTTGTTAATTACTCAAGAATTGAATAACAATACTTTTGCTATATTATCCATGATTTTCATTACTTCATTTTTTATAAGCATTTTTTCTGGACTTATTAGCTTACCCTTTAGAAAAATTGAACAAATGATGCTTATTACATCTCCAATAATGGTTATATTAGTGCTTTTAGAACTTTTAAGTTTAAATAGCAATTTTAATAAATATCTTCCTATACAAAAAGGGTTTAGAGAAGTTTTGGTAAAAAATATATTCCCAACTGAACAAATATTAATCATTGGAGGAACATCTATTGTTTTACTACTTATATATATGTTTCTATTAAGACAATTTAGTAGAATTCAACGCTAA